In Romboutsia lituseburensis, a genomic segment contains:
- a CDS encoding DUF4179 domain-containing protein: protein MKNKFDIFNDIKIDTDEYDEIKFDNNDEFKNKMRNKIRENKLSSNKKKMAVASIGVLVGSMIIVSEPSLAYIRNIGKQIEYFFNREENTFNGYKVGLNQVVEDKGIEIELKEIMLGDGELLLSLKVDDSKLDKVYLGIDNSEDAWPHLYQPKVQIGDLVFTNTGGAMSGEANDDNSKNMLLTCKLDNLDKNNYGETDIENFDLISNLDINKNYDIKINIDKIEYALNKDAKLENIPEYVEKSNVHGGGVNTDTGEYFETKNINIIGNWSFETTINTKKLVDDIEIYNVNKKLKIKDRYTDIDVFIEEVRVSPTKIKIKHSFKVNKNINKDGGHDPKFLEFIVKGENGENIEIKSCVDLNSNRESIYAEGELSSNIKDIKIIPVIEDWGKKFNHTKKFNDQSISIKHKN from the coding sequence ATGAAAAATAAATTTGATATTTTCAATGATATAAAAATAGATACAGATGAATATGATGAAATAAAGTTTGATAACAATGATGAATTTAAAAATAAAATGAGAAATAAAATAAGAGAAAATAAACTATCTAGCAATAAAAAGAAAATGGCAGTAGCTAGTATTGGGGTATTAGTAGGCTCTATGATTATTGTAAGTGAACCAAGTTTAGCATATATAAGAAATATAGGAAAGCAGATAGAATATTTCTTTAATAGAGAAGAGAACACATTTAACGGATATAAAGTAGGATTGAATCAAGTAGTTGAGGACAAAGGTATAGAAATAGAATTAAAAGAAATAATGCTTGGAGATGGAGAGCTATTGTTAAGCTTAAAAGTTGACGATAGTAAACTAGACAAGGTATATCTAGGTATAGATAATTCTGAAGATGCATGGCCTCATTTATATCAGCCGAAAGTTCAAATAGGAGATTTAGTATTTACGAATACTGGTGGAGCTATGAGTGGAGAAGCTAATGATGATAATTCTAAAAACATGTTATTAACTTGTAAATTAGATAATCTAGATAAAAATAATTATGGAGAAACAGATATAGAGAATTTTGATTTAATAAGTAATCTAGATATAAATAAAAACTATGATATAAAAATCAATATAGATAAGATTGAATATGCATTAAATAAAGATGCTAAGTTGGAAAATATTCCAGAATATGTAGAGAAAAGTAATGTTCACGGTGGAGGTGTAAATACAGATACAGGTGAGTATTTTGAAACTAAAAATATAAATATAATAGGGAATTGGAGTTTTGAAACTACTATAAATACTAAAAAATTAGTTGATGATATTGAAATTTATAATGTTAATAAAAAGCTAAAAATAAAAGATAGATATACTGATATAGATGTATTTATAGAAGAAGTGAGGGTATCTCCTACTAAAATAAAAATTAAACATAGTTTCAAGGTTAATAAAAATATAAATAAAGATGGAGGACACGACCCTAAGTTTTTAGAGTTCATAGTAAAAGGGGAAAATGGTGAAAATATAGAAATTAAAAGTTGTGTGGATTTAAATTCTAATCGTGAATCTATATATGCTGAAGGTGAGTTAAGTAGCAATATAAAAGACATAAAGATAATACCAGTAATAGAGGACTGGGGTAAAAAATTTAATCATACTAAAAAATTTAATGATCAATCTATAAGTATAAAACATAAAAATTAA
- a CDS encoding sigma-70 family RNA polymerase sigma factor, with amino-acid sequence MEDELIIKYIKKKKEVGMEMLIDKYRGLITAVVRKHLGVLKNYEEECISDVFLSVWNNIKTFDKNKNSFKNWVCAISKYKSIDYKRKYLSKLETVDISEDICYIDKELIKSEIDEEIKEILSHLNARDKELFIKHYLEGEDLEEIAIKNNTKVSNLYNRLSRGRKKIRESISK; translated from the coding sequence TTGGAGGATGAATTAATAATCAAATATATAAAAAAGAAAAAAGAAGTTGGAATGGAAATGCTTATAGATAAGTATAGGGGGCTTATAACGGCAGTAGTTAGGAAACATTTAGGAGTATTAAAAAATTATGAGGAAGAGTGTATAAGTGATGTATTTTTATCCGTATGGAACAATATAAAAACTTTTGATAAAAATAAAAATTCATTTAAGAATTGGGTTTGTGCAATTTCAAAATATAAATCAATAGATTATAAAAGAAAATATTTATCTAAGCTAGAAACTGTAGATATAAGTGAAGATATATGTTACATAGATAAAGAGTTAATTAAATCAGAGATAGATGAAGAAATAAAAGAAATACTAAGTCATTTAAATGCAAGAGATAAAGAATTGTTTATAAAACATTACTTAGAAGGAGAAGACCTAGAAGAGATAGCTATTAAAAATAATACAAAAGTATCTAATTTGTATAATAGACTATCTAGAGGTCGAAAGAAAATTAGAGAGAGTATATCTAAATAA
- a CDS encoding GNAT family N-acetyltransferase produces MIKSYSNLNEQEIKKVYEFMKLETNLINSIDQMNGMFNENIYDYGKGVLFYFIETEVVASLFIVLEVAKKLKTAYIHKVSINKEIRNIETILEQLIKYASSVAKNYEAEDIRIGISDGETIKMAERLNLKMEYRSLEMKLNEVDKIHEILDIKSLDKDNKNRYIEIYNKSFSDMPHGTIANIEVINNFLSGCKEGNKLEYKFIVCDDDLEIGFMEATIENERGIFDIGLCKEYRKKGYGKRLLETAIQFLVDNKAQEISLIVIEQNQVAYKMYQKRGFEISHVMGHWGKL; encoded by the coding sequence GTGATAAAATCATACAGCAATTTAAATGAGCAAGAAATAAAAAAGGTATATGAATTTATGAAACTAGAAACAAACTTAATAAATTCAATTGATCAAATGAATGGAATGTTTAATGAGAATATATATGATTATGGAAAAGGAGTATTATTTTATTTTATAGAAACTGAAGTAGTAGCAAGTTTGTTCATAGTACTTGAAGTTGCTAAAAAATTAAAGACAGCATATATACACAAGGTAAGTATAAATAAAGAAATTCGAAACATAGAGACTATATTAGAACAATTGATAAAATATGCATCATCGGTAGCAAAAAATTATGAAGCTGAGGATATTAGAATTGGGATAAGTGATGGAGAAACTATCAAGATGGCAGAAAGGCTAAATTTAAAAATGGAATATAGATCTTTAGAAATGAAATTAAATGAAGTTGATAAAATACATGAAATATTAGATATAAAGTCATTAGATAAAGATAATAAAAATAGATACATTGAGATATATAATAAATCTTTTTCTGATATGCCTCATGGGACTATTGCTAATATAGAGGTTATTAATAACTTTTTAAGTGGCTGTAAAGAAGGTAATAAATTAGAATATAAATTTATTGTATGTGACGATGATTTAGAAATAGGATTTATGGAAGCCACAATTGAAAATGAAAGAGGCATATTTGATATAGGGTTATGTAAGGAATATAGAAAAAAAGGATATGGTAAAAGATTATTGGAAACTGCAATTCAGTTTTTAGTAGATAATAAAGCTCAAGAAATTTCATTAATTGTAATAGAACAAAATCAAGTAGCATACAAGATGTATCAAAAAAGAGGTTTTGAAATAAGCCATGTTATGGGTCACTGGGGTAAATTATAA
- a CDS encoding DUF3887 domain-containing protein, which produces MKKLKVFLLAFLVGVILVGCSSSKISEDFDEAALKTDAQSIVQMFCNNEYESVVDKMSDKLKAKITAGQLKEVWEPIQNTIGKFDSVNKEGVVGNNDDNQEMATVVEIIKCEKGKAQFKITYNKDMKLEGLYIIN; this is translated from the coding sequence ATGAAAAAATTAAAAGTATTTTTATTAGCATTTTTAGTAGGGGTCATATTAGTAGGTTGCAGTAGTTCTAAGATAAGTGAGGATTTTGATGAAGCAGCATTAAAGACTGATGCTCAAAGTATAGTTCAGATGTTTTGTAATAATGAGTATGAAAGTGTAGTAGATAAGATGAGTGATAAACTGAAAGCTAAAATTACGGCAGGTCAGTTAAAAGAAGTATGGGAACCAATACAAAATACAATAGGAAAGTTTGATTCTGTTAATAAAGAGGGTGTTGTAGGAAACAATGATGATAATCAAGAAATGGCTACTGTAGTAGAGATTATAAAATGTGAAAAAGGTAAAGCTCAGTTTAAAATAACTTATAACAAAGATATGAAATTAGAAGGATTATATATAATAAATTAA
- a CDS encoding YhfC family intramembrane metalloprotease codes for MISQDIIISLSISIAICFLVPIGSFIYFTIKDKKVPKSFIVGSLVFFISQILIRIPILTYILPNMIWFIKLSNNPYLYGIFLGLTAGIFEEVGRFIAFKYILKKNNRWIDGISYGFGHGGIEALLITGISCLNLLVACIMINNGSFDALISSSSTVTGQTLYNQCINLTSTSALLGGIERIFAMIIHIGLSLIVLYGVRNRKIIYLLVAILIHTLVNAPIVILPQLFNVGTIGLEIYIFICALVLGVFILYSKKLYKKEINF; via the coding sequence ATGATATCACAAGATATAATAATAAGTTTATCAATTAGTATAGCGATATGTTTTTTAGTTCCAATAGGAAGCTTTATATATTTTACAATAAAAGATAAGAAAGTACCAAAGTCATTTATTGTAGGATCTTTAGTATTTTTTATATCACAAATTTTAATTAGAATTCCAATATTAACATATATACTTCCTAATATGATTTGGTTTATAAAGCTATCAAATAATCCATATTTATATGGCATTTTTTTAGGATTAACAGCAGGCATATTTGAAGAAGTTGGGAGATTTATAGCGTTTAAATATATTTTAAAGAAAAATAATCGATGGATAGATGGTATTTCTTATGGATTTGGTCATGGAGGAATAGAAGCATTATTAATAACAGGGATATCATGTTTAAATCTTTTAGTAGCTTGTATTATGATAAATAATGGAAGCTTTGATGCTTTAATAAGTTCATCTAGTACAGTAACAGGTCAAACTTTATATAATCAATGTATTAATTTAACATCGACATCAGCATTACTAGGAGGTATAGAAAGAATATTTGCAATGATAATACACATTGGACTTTCTTTAATTGTTTTATATGGAGTTAGAAATAGAAAAATTATATATTTGTTGGTTGCCATATTAATACACACATTAGTCAATGCACCTATAGTAATATTACCTCAATTATTTAACGTAGGGACAATAGGATTAGAAATATATATTTTTATTTGTGCACTAGTGCTAGGAGTGTTTATATTATACTCTAAAAAATTATATAAAAAGGAAATTAATTTTTAA
- a CDS encoding sensor histidine kinase, protein MNIENYINTIAFVLLPMLGNIFFTYICFYFMGKVEKNIYKKKSAYILVYLIFTIIVSAVSLLGNGLLNLLTITIGTILVGSYYYNNSRKYKIYYIAFSVCLFICDILATGIITIVISLLNIHIQNIAYYQIVLVISIRLIEFIYCKLAVLFINRRNASKLTIMQTLGFIIIQLFSLIYMFSLFSYIQIFSRIEDTIILNINVLLILIINVYITYMFDSISKKNILENEVNLYKQQSELQYKYYDNLEKKYQGSRKLAHDIRNHLYTIEELYKINDTNSAKEYTNDIHKMLNELNQRYYTSNKVLNIILNDKFDYIKEKDIDIICRIGDVDLSFIRDIDITTIFANLLDNAIEATLEIDKNAYIKLDINKFNELLVINISNSIINKPIYKNKKFKSTKENHNGLGIENIKKSLEKYDGTMMIDYKEDEFKVNIVIPI, encoded by the coding sequence ATGAATATAGAGAATTATATAAATACAATTGCATTTGTTTTGTTACCTATGTTAGGTAATATATTTTTTACATATATATGTTTTTATTTTATGGGAAAAGTAGAAAAAAATATTTATAAAAAGAAAAGCGCTTATATTTTAGTATATTTAATTTTTACAATAATAGTTTCAGCTGTATCCTTATTAGGGAATGGATTGTTAAATTTATTAACAATAACAATAGGTACTATTTTAGTAGGTAGCTATTACTATAATAACTCCAGAAAATATAAAATATATTATATTGCATTTTCTGTGTGTTTGTTTATATGCGATATACTTGCGACAGGAATAATCACAATAGTAATATCTTTATTAAATATACACATTCAAAATATAGCATATTATCAAATTGTGTTAGTAATTTCAATAAGATTAATTGAATTTATATATTGTAAACTAGCTGTATTATTTATAAATAGAAGAAATGCAAGTAAATTAACGATAATGCAAACATTAGGATTTATAATCATACAATTATTTAGTCTCATATATATGTTTAGTTTATTTAGCTACATACAAATATTTTCTAGAATAGAAGATACGATTATACTGAATATTAATGTACTATTGATACTTATTATCAATGTGTATATTACTTATATGTTTGATAGCATTTCTAAAAAAAATATACTAGAGAATGAAGTTAATTTATATAAACAACAATCAGAACTTCAGTATAAATATTATGATAACTTAGAGAAAAAATATCAAGGATCAAGAAAACTTGCTCATGATATAAGAAACCATTTATATACAATAGAAGAATTGTATAAAATAAATGATACAAACTCAGCAAAAGAATATACAAATGATATACACAAAATGTTAAATGAGTTAAATCAAAGATATTATACAAGTAATAAAGTTTTAAATATTATTTTAAATGATAAATTTGATTATATAAAAGAAAAAGATATAGATATAATTTGTAGAATAGGTGATGTAGACTTAAGTTTTATAAGAGATATAGATATAACTACAATATTTGCAAATTTATTAGATAATGCCATTGAGGCTACATTAGAAATAGATAAAAATGCTTATATTAAGCTAGATATAAATAAATTCAATGAACTTTTAGTAATAAATATATCTAATTCTATAATTAATAAACCTATATATAAAAACAAAAAATTTAAATCGACTAAAGAAAATCATAACGGATTAGGTATTGAGAATATAAAAAAATCATTAGAAAAATATGATGGAACAATGATGATAGACTATAAAGAGGATGAGTTTAAAGTAAATATTGTAATACCAATATAA
- a CDS encoding LytR/AlgR family response regulator transcription factor, whose translation MLKIAICDDEINVLNKAKEIIENYKNKEITIETYCSGEALIENYSKLDILFLDIDMKGINGIETAKIIRAKDKLVKIIYVTNYTDYTSSAFGVHAFGYILKPFEEKDIHHQINEAISYMYEEIDEVLEFNTTEGIVRVNLKDIYYFEYKLRKVLMKTKDYTYTIKQKISDIANRMEEYDFTIPHKSFVISLYNVKSVKGYDVHMMDGSMIPLSQKKSTQFRQNLNSYLSNKIEKSKRG comes from the coding sequence ATGTTAAAAATAGCTATATGTGACGATGAAATAAATGTATTAAATAAAGCAAAAGAGATAATAGAAAATTACAAGAATAAAGAAATTACTATAGAAACATATTGTAGTGGAGAGGCATTGATAGAAAACTATTCTAAATTAGACATATTATTTTTAGATATTGATATGAAAGGAATTAATGGAATAGAAACAGCTAAAATAATACGAGCAAAAGATAAACTTGTAAAAATAATATATGTGACTAATTATACTGACTATACATCTTCAGCATTTGGAGTACATGCATTTGGATATATATTAAAGCCGTTTGAGGAAAAAGATATACACCATCAGATAAATGAAGCAATATCATATATGTATGAGGAAATAGATGAAGTTTTAGAATTCAATACTACAGAAGGTATAGTTAGAGTTAATTTAAAAGATATATATTATTTTGAATATAAGCTAAGAAAAGTACTAATGAAGACAAAAGATTATACATATACAATAAAACAAAAAATATCAGATATTGCAAATAGGATGGAAGAGTATGATTTTACAATACCTCATAAAAGTTTTGTTATAAGTCTTTATAATGTGAAATCAGTAAAAGGATATGATGTGCATATGATGGATGGTAGTATGATTCCGCTATCACAGAAAAAATCTACTCAATTTAGACAAAATTTAAATAGTTATCTCAGCAATAAGATAGAAAAAAGCAAAAGGGGGTAG
- a CDS encoding XRE family transcriptional regulator, giving the protein MSRKKIFNGKRLKAARMFRGKTIDQLAGETKINKKDIIAFEEEKYKPVPENEMKLSNALKFPRDYFFQNDSIKVVVENTHIRPESPIPRVEEISYKEKIVMTHKIISFIESYIQFPAMNLPDNLGKNDDMDTLATKMRRHWGLSDGPIGNMVTLLEVNGISISSMNVEKRGAVSFTQKQSIDRNSRYLVCLGNDRKSATIRNFDLAYELAYIVSVEAGISAKRFSKEEFACAFLLPKETFFEDLGKAHELEDYVELKKKWIVPISAMILRAYQLEVINYKKYMYLMREMEKQGWLKKEPLDENIKATNPALLKKSVEMLIDNNIMSGTEVVDNLANCGLNLYPDDIENLLGLKDKMLSPKNSSKRDNVTKVNFKKKK; this is encoded by the coding sequence ATGAGTAGAAAAAAAATATTCAACGGAAAAAGATTAAAAGCAGCTAGAATGTTTAGAGGGAAAACAATAGATCAATTAGCTGGTGAAACTAAAATAAATAAAAAAGATATAATTGCATTTGAGGAAGAAAAATATAAACCAGTGCCAGAGAATGAAATGAAATTATCAAATGCATTAAAATTCCCAAGAGATTATTTCTTCCAAAATGATAGTATAAAAGTAGTAGTTGAAAATACACATATAAGACCGGAGTCACCAATACCAAGAGTTGAAGAAATATCATACAAAGAAAAGATTGTTATGACTCATAAAATAATATCTTTTATAGAAAGTTATATACAGTTCCCAGCAATGAACTTACCAGATAATTTAGGTAAAAATGATGACATGGATACTTTAGCAACTAAAATGAGAAGACATTGGGGATTAAGTGATGGACCTATAGGAAATATGGTAACTTTATTAGAGGTTAATGGTATATCTATATCATCTATGAATGTAGAAAAAAGAGGAGCAGTATCATTTACTCAAAAACAAAGTATAGACAGAAACTCTAGATATTTAGTTTGTTTAGGGAATGATAGAAAGTCTGCTACAATAAGAAACTTTGACCTAGCATATGAATTAGCTTATATAGTTTCTGTTGAAGCGGGTATATCAGCTAAAAGATTTTCTAAAGAAGAATTTGCATGTGCATTCTTATTACCTAAAGAAACTTTCTTTGAGGACTTAGGTAAAGCACATGAATTAGAAGACTATGTTGAGCTTAAAAAGAAATGGATAGTTCCTATATCAGCAATGATATTAAGAGCATATCAATTAGAAGTGATAAACTATAAGAAGTACATGTATTTAATGAGAGAAATGGAAAAGCAAGGATGGTTAAAGAAAGAACCTTTAGATGAGAATATAAAAGCTACAAATCCTGCATTACTTAAAAAATCTGTGGAAATGTTAATAGATAATAACATAATGAGTGGAACTGAAGTAGTGGATAACTTAGCTAATTGTGGATTAAATCTATATCCAGATGATATAGAAAATTTACTTGGGCTAAAAGATAAAATGTTATCTCCAAAAAATAGTTCAAAAAGGGATAATGTAACAAAAGTAAACTTTAAAAAGAAAAAATAA
- a CDS encoding HD domain-containing protein encodes MRDQAVKLVDKYLQSEHLIKHSYAVEAVMKALGEKLEPQKTDEWAIAGLLHDLDSDLLDYKNNAEESKLHGIKTVEILKNENFGNEYIYQAIKAHNEDENGIKRESVMDKAIYAADPITGFITAIALVYPDKKLASVKVKSVTKRMKELKFAAGANRDAMRSIEDLGIPFSEFAQLSLEAMQGISDILGL; translated from the coding sequence ATGAGAGATCAAGCTGTTAAACTAGTAGATAAATACTTGCAAAGTGAGCATCTAATTAAACATTCTTATGCAGTAGAAGCTGTAATGAAAGCATTAGGAGAAAAATTAGAACCGCAAAAAACTGATGAATGGGCTATAGCTGGATTATTACATGATTTAGATTCAGATTTATTAGACTATAAAAATAATGCAGAAGAATCAAAATTACATGGAATAAAAACAGTAGAAATTTTAAAAAATGAAAATTTCGGAAATGAATACATATATCAAGCAATAAAAGCTCATAATGAAGATGAAAATGGAATTAAAAGAGAAAGTGTAATGGATAAAGCAATTTATGCAGCAGATCCTATAACTGGGTTTATAACTGCAATAGCTCTTGTATATCCAGATAAAAAATTAGCAAGTGTTAAAGTTAAGTCTGTTACAAAACGAATGAAAGAACTAAAATTTGCTGCTGGAGCTAATAGAGATGCAATGAGAAGTATCGAAGATTTAGGAATTCCTTTTTCTGAGTTTGCTCAATTATCTTTAGAGGCAATGCAAGGAATTAGTGACATACTAGGTCTATAA
- a CDS encoding DUF3656 domain-containing U32 family peptidase produces MRDVELLAPVGSFEALKAAVQNGANAVYLGGKDFSARASANNFDRDELREAVKYAHIRDVQVFVTANTLIKQNEIYDFIEYAKFLYDIDIDAIILQDIGMAKLIKSELPDFEIHASTQMVAHSLEDVKYLESVGFDRVVLAREVKIDEIKYICDNCKADIEVFVHGALCVCYSGQCLMSSMIGNRSGNRGRCAQPCRQKYELIDVYNGEVINSNGDYLLSPRDLNTIQEIDKVIDAGVHSLKIEGRMKRPEYVATVIGSYRNSIDEYLETNKLNVSDETMSDLYTIFNRKFTKGLLLGEVGKDVMNSEIPNNQGLYIGKVLDHNKRTKRLKIMLENTLKKGDGINLGGGTIGRILKNGEPHNIGYKGELIELDFVGEAKRGQIVFKTSDSELMDRVQSTFKQDKELVKSIIDAQVTIKLGQNPILTLSDEKGNSATIEGDKIVEEAMKVALNKEKIEQQIQKLGNTPYVLRNTDIILDDNVSLPISILNQMRRDCIELLSIKRVKIKNRNHKNKKLKYSPIKVKREQSEKISAKVKNLEQLEGALECGIDTIYYEDVITLEEALKLGMKFNANVIYSAPRIIRHKEYKQLEKANDLGLGAVQVGIWGALDYFKNKELNIDYYLNAFNSETINYFKEIGAKNLCISQELNIYEIKETLKYTDMNIEAVVYGYAPLMITEYCPMGVIVRDCKKDKRAAICKQSTYALKDFKEEQYRISQDIFCRSTIYNSKVTCMLDNLQELNEIGINIFRLDFTLEEKDQVKSVIEAYQEVLKNEYRLGVKATKLYNELDKIGVTAGHYYKGVE; encoded by the coding sequence ATGAGAGACGTAGAATTATTGGCACCCGTTGGGTCGTTTGAGGCATTAAAAGCTGCTGTACAAAATGGAGCAAATGCTGTTTATTTAGGTGGTAAGGATTTTAGTGCTAGAGCATCAGCAAACAATTTTGATAGAGATGAATTAAGAGAAGCTGTAAAGTATGCACATATAAGAGATGTACAGGTATTTGTAACTGCAAATACTTTAATAAAACAAAATGAAATATATGATTTTATTGAGTACGCTAAGTTTTTATATGACATAGATATAGATGCAATAATACTTCAAGATATAGGAATGGCTAAGCTTATAAAATCAGAATTACCTGATTTTGAGATACATGCCAGTACTCAGATGGTAGCTCATTCTTTAGAAGATGTTAAGTACTTAGAATCAGTAGGATTTGATAGAGTAGTTTTAGCAAGAGAAGTTAAGATAGATGAAATTAAATATATATGTGATAATTGTAAAGCAGACATAGAAGTATTTGTACATGGTGCACTATGTGTGTGTTACTCAGGACAATGTTTAATGAGTTCTATGATAGGAAATAGGTCAGGAAATAGAGGTAGATGTGCTCAACCTTGTAGACAAAAATATGAGTTAATAGATGTTTATAATGGAGAAGTAATAAATAGCAATGGAGATTATTTATTAAGTCCAAGAGATTTGAATACAATTCAAGAAATAGATAAGGTAATAGATGCTGGGGTACATTCTTTAAAAATAGAAGGAAGAATGAAAAGACCAGAATATGTAGCAACTGTAATAGGAAGTTACAGAAACTCTATTGATGAGTATTTAGAGACGAATAAATTAAATGTTTCAGATGAAACAATGAGTGATTTATATACTATATTCAATCGAAAGTTTACTAAAGGGCTATTGCTTGGAGAAGTAGGAAAAGATGTAATGAATTCTGAAATACCAAATAACCAAGGTTTATACATAGGAAAAGTATTAGATCATAATAAAAGAACTAAAAGATTAAAAATAATGCTTGAAAATACTCTTAAAAAAGGTGATGGAATAAATCTAGGTGGAGGAACAATAGGAAGAATACTAAAAAATGGAGAACCTCACAATATAGGATACAAAGGGGAACTAATAGAATTAGACTTTGTTGGAGAAGCAAAAAGAGGACAAATAGTATTTAAAACATCTGATAGCGAGCTAATGGACAGAGTTCAATCAACATTTAAGCAAGATAAAGAACTTGTTAAAAGTATAATTGATGCTCAAGTAACTATAAAATTAGGTCAAAATCCAATTCTTACATTAAGTGATGAGAAAGGTAATTCTGCAACTATTGAAGGAGATAAAATAGTAGAAGAAGCTATGAAAGTTGCTTTAAACAAAGAAAAAATAGAGCAACAAATTCAAAAACTTGGAAATACACCATATGTGCTTAGAAATACTGATATTATATTAGATGATAATGTTAGTTTACCAATAAGTATACTAAATCAAATGAGAAGAGACTGTATAGAATTATTAAGTATAAAAAGAGTAAAAATAAAAAATAGAAACCACAAAAATAAAAAATTAAAATATAGTCCAATTAAAGTCAAAAGGGAACAATCTGAAAAAATATCAGCTAAAGTTAAAAATCTAGAGCAATTAGAAGGTGCCCTAGAATGTGGAATAGATACTATTTATTATGAAGATGTAATAACATTAGAAGAAGCATTAAAGTTAGGTATGAAGTTTAATGCTAATGTTATTTACTCAGCTCCTAGAATAATTAGACACAAAGAATATAAACAATTAGAAAAAGCAAATGATCTTGGATTAGGAGCTGTTCAAGTTGGAATATGGGGAGCTTTAGATTATTTTAAAAATAAAGAATTAAATATAGACTATTATTTAAACGCATTTAATAGTGAAACTATAAATTATTTTAAAGAGATTGGTGCTAAAAACTTATGTATATCTCAAGAGCTAAATATATATGAGATAAAAGAAACATTAAAATATACAGATATGAATATAGAAGCTGTAGTTTATGGATATGCTCCACTTATGATAACAGAATACTGTCCAATGGGTGTTATAGTTCGTGATTGTAAAAAGGATAAAAGAGCTGCTATATGTAAGCAAAGCACATATGCTTTAAAAGACTTTAAAGAAGAACAATATAGAATTTCACAAGATATATTCTGTAGAAGTACTATATATAACTCAAAGGTAACATGTATGTTAGATAATTTACAGGAACTAAATGAGATAGGAATAAACATATTCAGATTAGACTTTACATTAGAAGAAAAAGATCAAGTTAAGTCAGTGATAGAAGCATATCAAGAAGTATTAAAAAATGAATATAGATTAGGTGTTAAAGCTACTAAACTTTATAATGAGTTAGACAAAATAGGTGTAACAGCAGGACATTATTATAAAGGTGTAGAATAA